The segment GCAGCCCTACAAAGATCTTGATGTTCAGTTTTCCCAACTTCTAGGAAAATGCGCGAGTCGATCGTGCAATCGTTGTATCTGCAAGACTACTCACGCTAGAGACTTGTTGCAATTTTTGCCGGAGATCGTTGTAATCCTTTTTCAGAGATCTGATTAGCACAGGCACAATCTCTAGATAAGTATCTGGATCTCGCAGTTGGCTCGCTTTACTATTTAAAAGCTGCTGGAGTTCCTCGATCGTTGCCGATTGAATCACAACGGTTCGCAGTAATCCATCTAAGCTATAAAGTTTGAGATTCGACCAATCTTGCTCACAAAACTCGAACAAATAGTAAACGGATGAAAACAGTAAAACCTTGGTCTGTAGAGGGTTTACAGATTTGAGAATCGCACACCGAACATCAAATAAGTCAATCGGATCACACAGCGCTAAATTGTCTGCTGGTTGATCATTGCCATACAGGGGTTCTACTTCACGAATAATGATCTCTGCAATCAATGCATACTCAACCGATTTATTCAAAGTCTTCACCATTTTATTCAACCCCGATCGCAGTTCTGCAGTGGTGGGATACTGTTTAATCAAAGTATCAATCAGGTCCGGAAGAGCGGTTTGTTCAATGATGTAAGAATTCGCTTCCCAATATTTTTTACAAGTGTAGATAAGAAGCTTCTTGATGCGATGAATGTTGATATCTTGTTCTAATTTCGTGGATCGCCGTGACGCGCTAACCATCGTGACCGCACCTTCGGCATAAAGTCCCTCTAGAACAGAAAGAATGATTTGTCCAATTGCGGCATATTCTTTGGATTTATTCAGCGTTCCGATTTGATGAGTCAGACGAGAGCGCAATTGGTCGAGTGTCGGATACGCGATTCTGACTTCTTCGATCAGTGATCTCCACTGGCTAGCATCGAAAAGGGACATCTCACTCTCCCAATGATTTCGACACACGTAAACTAGTAACTTTTGAATCCGAATTGCACTCGGATCTTGGTCAAACTGATTCACGATTGGAGCAATCGGATCGTTCATCTCTTTCTGGGTCAAAGCTCATCATTGGTTAGAATGCCCGAATCAGTGCTGGTCTTAACGAGAGTAAAATGCGATCGCATTGCTGCTGCCGTTTTCCTGAAATCAGTACTATTGCTGTTCCTTTTGCCTGATCCACCCGTCAATATCAACTCAAAATTATTTATCCCCGCAGTTGGATCATTTGACGTGAAGAGAGCACGATAGATCACTCTTAGAAATATCTGAAAATATGGCACGAGTAGCGATCCTACTAGTAGAAACCTCGTGATCGACAAAGACGCACTTTTCAGGTCTTACAGCAGCATCTCACTTGGCTATTAAATTCCGACCGAGAAGAGGTTAAGGGGCTATTAACTGAGGATAAATTTAGAATGGTCAGCAAAAACTTTTGCGCTGGCAGGATCGCCACTCGTGATGGATAATAATGATCCTCCAGACATCATTGTTTATGGCTACTTATACTGTCGAAATTTCACATCAAGGTCAGATCTACACGATCGAAGTGCCCGACGATCGCACGATTCTCAGTGTTGCGAATGACGATAAAGGTTTGAATCTCCCTGTATCTTGTACAGCGGGTGTTTGTACGACCTGTGCTGCGTTGATTACAGAAGGCACAGTCGATCAAACAGACGGGATGGGTGTAAGCCCCGATTTACAAGCGCAAGGATATGCGCTGCTTTGTGTCTCGTATCCGCGATCGAATATCAAACTCGAAACCGAAAAAGAAGAAACCGTTTACAAAAAGCAATTCGGACAGCAAGGATGATCACGGATTTTATTACGATCGAACTTTCTTTAGCTCCCGTTCGAGAGTTACATCCACTTATCGAACAAAAACTGCGTCAATTCGGTGAGCCTCTGCGGTGGGCAATTACTCGAATTGATGCAAATACAGTTGAAATCGAAGCGGTCGTGACTCGTGAATAAACCATCATTTACGGTTGGGCTGATTGTTCCAACTGGGATTGGAGCTGCAATCGGCGGATATGCAGGGGATGCAATGCCTGTCGCGCGCGCGATCTCGGAAGTTGCAGATTGTTTGATCACGCACCCCAATGTTCTCAACGGCGCACAACTCTACTGGAATCTACCGAATGCACTTTATGTAGAAGGCTATGGGTTAGATCAGTTCGCTGCTGGACATTGGGGACTGTTACCCACTACCTCGAATCGGATTGGCTTGATTTTGGATCAAGCTATCGAACCTGATCTGAAACTAAGGCATTTACAAGTTGCGGATGCTGCAAGAGCCACATTAGGACTAAATATTTTGGACTATGTGGTCACAGATCAGCCTTTGAATGTTGAACTAAGAACGGCAAAGTCTGGCGCGACCTGGGGCACGATCGAGCATCCTGATAGCTTATTGAGAGCAGCTGAGAAACTCATTCAGGCTGGAGCCGATGCGATCGCAGTTGTCGCTCGATTTCCTGACGATACAGGTAGTGAAGCATTGCAGAACTATCGACATGGGCAAGGTGTAGATCCGCTATCTGGAGCAGAAGCGGTGATCAGTCATCTCATTGTGCGCACATTTCATGTACCTTGTGCACACGCGCCTGCTTTGTCTGCGTTACCCCTTGATCCCGATCTCTCTCCGCGATCGGCAGCGGAAGAATTAGGACATACTTTCTTACCTTGTGTCTTAGTCGGTTTGAGTCGTGCGCCACGATTTACAGAATTTCCTAAGGCTCATGCAATTTGGGCGGATCAAATGAATGCTTTAGTGATTCCTGCTTCTGCCTGCGGAGGGAGTGCAATCTTGCATCTCAGTCAGACACGCACGCGAATTATTGCCGTGCAAGAGAACCAGACAAAGCTTAATGTTTCCGCAGAAGCTTTGGGAATTCGCGCAACAATCGTCAAATCTTATTTAGAAGCGATCGGGATTTTGATCTGCGATCGTGCAGGGATCAACCCGACAGCGTTAAGTCCAGAAATCGCTGCTCTCAAACGGTTCGATCAATCGATTCGGGGATCGCAACTTACAGGAATTTAGCCTCTAGTTTCCTTTCGAGCGCTTGAGTTATACTGTGAGCCTTAAATCAAGCACCTTAAATTTACTGTGGCACAACAAATTCCTGATACGCCGGAAATGCAGCCGCTAACTCGTACCCAAGTTCTCATTGCAATGGGGGTAACCGCGGTTGTTCTATTAGTTGTTTCTAAAATTTGGCTTCATTTTAGCCAGTTATCAATGTTGCCCGTTCGCTTCTCAGTTCAAGCCTTGCTTGAAGGACTAGCATTAGGCGTTGGCATCTCGATTGCTAGTGCGATCGTCTACCGGATTTGGGGAGAGTATCGCAGAAGTGCGGATCAATATCTCACGATGGTGATCAAACCCCTGCTCGTTCCTGATCTGCTTTGGCTTGGGTTACTTCCCGGGTTAAGTGAAGAACTCTTATTTCGAGGGGTCATGCTGCCAGAGTTTGGCTTAGATGAGCTTGGCGTTCTGTTATCAAGCCTCTGTTTTGGAGTCCTGCATATGAGCAATCTTAAACAATGGTCGTATGTCGTATGGGCATCCTTAGTCGGCATAGCATTAGGTCTGAGTGCCGTTTGGACAGGAAATCTCTTAGTCCCGATTGTGGCGCACATTCTGACGAATCTCGTTTCTGGCGCAACTTGGAAATTGAGCAACCGCGACTAATCTACTGTCAATCTTTGCATTAACACGCCCTGAGTGTACTTTAGGGCGTGTTTTTTTGGGTTATCCCATTCAAAAGTGTCAATCTTCGACTTTTGTCTTTAACTCTTCAAATTAGTGCGCTATTTTTTGTAGTCTAAGTTACTCTACAAAGACACTAATTTCAAAATTCAAATTGAATCGATCCAGGTTTCTTTGATTCCTCCGCAATATTTCGGAGAAACATCACAATTTCAAATTTCTTCAAAAAACCACTGCAATTCCCCGGATCTAATTCTTAAAATGAGTTAGTGTAACTGTACAACTCAGTGAAAGTTCTGGACAGTTACTTAAGCAAAAACCGATTACTATACCGCCTTTCCACCGTGTTGTTTCTTCCGTATAGCTACTGAAATTCGGCGAAAAAACGGACTCATTTCAATTCATAAACTAAGCCTTGATAAAGTGCATAAAAAACAATCAAAAAAGCGTTATTTTACTGAACCAAACTCAAACATTTCGATTACAGTAGGTTGCAGTTGAAGATGACTTTCCGAAAAAATTAAAGACCCAGCGTAACCTGACAATGGCAACTAAATTACCCACTGACTCCTTTCCGGTTGACTCAGTTGTAACTGAGGGCGATATCGATCTTTCCGAACTCGAGTCTCTCGAAAATGAAGATCTTTCACCCGAAGCTTTGGCGAAATCGCTGCGTGGTAAAACCAGCGAATATTTAGGTCTATCAGATGACTCGGTTGGAATGTTCCTGAGAGAGATGGCACGCTACCCCCTTTTAACTCAGGCACAAGAGATTGAGCTCGCTAGAGAAATTTCAAAAGGTGGAGTCATAGGAGAGCGAGCAAAGCGGAAGTTAGTCCGGGCAAATTTGCGCTTAGTTGTTTCGATCGCGAAAAAGTACCTGAATCGGGGCGTACCTTTCTTAGATCTAATTCAAGAAGGGGCGATGGGTCTGATGAGGGCTGCTGAAAAGTTCGATTACGAACGGGGTTATAAGTTCTCAACCTATGCCTACTGGTGGATTCGTCAAGGGATCACCCGTGCTATTGCGTCTCAATCGAGAACAGTGCGCTTACCCGTACACATGGTTGAAAAGCTCAATCAGGTTCGTAAAGTTCGGCAAATGCTTTCTCAAGAACTCGGTCGCAAGCCGACCAAGCAAGAGTTAGCAGGTGCGCTGGATATGGAGGAAGATAAGTTAGAGCAGGTTCTAGACGTGAGCCAGCGTACTTTATCGCTTCATGCTTGGGTGGGACGCGATGAAGATACTGAATTAATGCAACTGATCGAAGATGCAGATAATGTTGCACCCAACGATAATCTGGATCACAAATTATTAGTCGATCGCCTCAACTCCGTGTTGGATCATTTGAGCGATCGTGAGCGTGAAATTATTAAGTTGCGATTTGGTTTAACGGATGGTCAGCACTACACCCTGAGCGAAATCGGTCAGATCTATGATTTATCCCGCGAGCGTGTGCGCCAAATTCAAGCGAAAGCGATGAGAAAGCTACGTCACCCTCGTCGTCAAGCCTTATTGAAAGATTGGATGTAAGTTTTCAAGTCTGTCGGTTGCTATCAGCGATGCTTCTTCTAAATGCTTGATTTAGTAAAAGGATCGCTGATTTTTTTTGCTTCTCCTCGCTCTTCTCCAAAATGGCTGACTAGATTAATCCTTGCGGTAGAGGTTTTCAGAGTGTTCGTCTCGCTACACTCTCCTGTAACACTCGAATTATCGGTCGGTTGTCCCATGCTGTCTAGTGAGTGCAAAGTGTTGCGTGTTTTAATTGTCGATGATCATGAACTAACCCGATTTAGCTTGAAGTTAGCAATGCAGCGTCAAGCGGGAATCGAGTTAGTAGGTTTAGCGAGCAATGGGCGAGAAGCTGTGGAAATGGCGGATCGGCATTGCCCCGATGTGATCGTTCTGGATCTACAAATGCCTATCATGGATGGGCTGAGTGCTTCAACTCAGATTAAGAGCGTGCATCCCCAGATTAAGATTTTGGCGTATTCGTCGTTAGAAGATCCTCAGACTGAGGTGATGCTGCAGACGGCAAAAGTGGATGCGTTTTGTAATAAAGAGACGGCAGTGCAGGATTTGATTGCGATAGTCAATCAATTGGGGCAAGAAGCGGAACACAAGAAAAGTCACTCTTAATTAGAATGCCGATCCTGTTAGAAGGAGCGGCACTCTTGTTGATTTGAAGTGATCGTGTTTGAGAGCAGATATGTTCGTATCGAGCGGCTCATTTGTCTGCTCTATTGCGGAGAAATAGACAATGTATAAGGATTTCGCGCCCGTCCTCTGTCTCCTACAAAGACTGAATAATTGTCTTTTGTCCATCGCCCTGGAATTTCCACCTTGCCGTTAGAAAGACGATCAGCTTGGACACAAAAATTTTGTCCTTGTGTACCGATGATCAATAGTGTCGGTTCGCCGCTGCCTTGAAGTGTAAATTTGAGATTACGATCGGCAGTGACTTGAACGGTATGATTTGGACGATCGCCAATGAAGCCAGCACAGCTTGAATCTTTTTTGTCACCTCCGGATATGCCATTGAGAGTAATGGGCGACGTATTAGAGGAGATCGAGACCACTTGTTGACTTGCAGCGAGATTAGACATTGCGAAAACAGCCATGATCGCAGTCGGAAAAATTGACCAGCGTAGAGAAGCTTGCATGATGGGTTCACTCCTGGGGACTCTCACAGTTTCAGTATGACTAGTCACAAAATCGATTTTGGTGCAAGATGTTCCTGTTCCCGAAGTGGCACTAAAGCTTGCGGAATAGAAGATACAGAGTTTGCAGCCGCGCAAGGGTTGATGTGGGATAGAAACAGATCGATCTGTAGCTAATGCCGAAATCGAGGACGGAAAAAGAACGAATCAAAGCGATTGTCGTAAATTGAGATGCGCCCAAATCCTAGAAATTGTCCATAGGCTGGATCGCCTGTGGGAAAGGCAGTGACTCCAAACAGGTAGACTCCTCCGTAAGCTGGGTTGCGCTCTGGTGCAAGTGCGATCGTCACTCGTTTTCCAGCCGGAATTGGTGGATTGAAGTTAACAGTTACGGCTTTGGTTTTCTCGTCAAGCGTAACTTCACCGAGTCCAAGTTTAGTGCGCGATCGCCGATCGCCGTCGAAGGCTTCTGTTTCCTTTAGATTGAACCGAACCCGATCAACTCCATCGTCTTGAGCGATCGTCACTCGTTGCAGGGGTTCGCCCGAATTGTCTGGAATCTCTAACGTAAAGTAGTAGGTTGCGCTCCAAGCATAGACATGATTCTGAGTGGTGGATGCACCGACTAGCCGAGGTGGGGAGACAAAGTAAGTTGTGCCTCGAACTTGTACGGCTTGAGCGGGAAGCGTCAAGCTCAAAAGACTGAAGACAATTGCAGCGAATTGGCTTTTCATAAAGCGATGTAGAGCAATACTTTCAGTCTAAACGATCGTACTTTAAACCGGAGTTTAAGAGAAGATTAACTTATATTAACTTCGATTTTTAACTATTAAACTCGCTCGTCAATTTTGGAGAGAAATGCTAATTTAAATGCAGACACAGAGAGATGTTTCTCCTCAATCTCCATACCACCGCTTTGAGTTCTGTGTCTCCGCCTCAAAGCCCCTGCAACTGGATATCTTGCTGTTTTCAGAAGATACGTAGCCAATTGAGTTTGTACTGTTATCAATTAAGGAGGATATTGCATCTCTCAAGATGGAAGTTGCAGGATTCTGATCAGTTTCGATTTATATTTTAATGTTCGATTACCTGAATAGAGGATCTAGTTTTTATCGCTAGATCCTCTATTTTTGATCTAAATTTCTTTGCTAAGTTTCTTGTCTCAAATCCATTGTCTAAAGTGGGATTTGTTAGGCTGAATTTAGAGTAATTCGAGCATAGGTCTGCGTTATGACTGTCGCTTCAAAAGTCAGTTCCAATTTTGTAAATTGGCGAAAGATTTTGATCCTCACCTTGGCATTTTGGATCAGCAGTAGTGTGTTGCTTGATTTGGTAGTTCTGCCAAGTCTATTTGCAGCTGGAATGATGTCGCAGCCTGATTTTGCAACGGCTGGATATGGAATTTTCTGGATATTTAATCGCTTAGAATTGCTTTGTGCTGCTTCGGTTTTGACGAGTGTTTTAGTCCAGCAGCAGTCTGAGAAGACTTTAACTTCGATCGTATTAGCTGGAGTGTTGTTTGCGATCGCGATAACTTGCACTTATTTGCTGTCGCCTCAGATGAGTGCGCTCGGCTTGAATCTGAATCTCTTTGCGCCTGCGCAAGTTCCAACGGGAATGGATCAGCTTCACATCGGCTATTGGATGCTTGAATCGTGCAAGCTACTTGCAGGGGGATGGCTGCTGAAACGTGAATTTTAGACAAGTTTGGAATGGTGAATTCCAATTCGTGCGGTGAACTCCATTGAAAAGCCTCCAAATGCTGGAGGCTTTTTCTCTAATTTTTTCTAAATTGTAGAATTGCAATGGGGTTACGCTTCTTCTTCGCAGTTGCTAAACCAAAGGAGTCGTACGGCTAGGATCAAAAACCCGATCGCTGCAATAATTTTTGTCCATTTTGTCGGCAAAAGCTGTGCGGTTCCTTCTCCAAGAATCACACCAATAAAACTGGCTAAAACTAACGCCGCTACAGTTCCAAGAAAAATTGCTTTGGGAGAGTTATTGCTGTTGCTGCTGAGCGCGATCGCGGCAAGCTGACTTTTATCGCCTAGCTCTGCTAAAAAGACAGTGACAAAACTAATGCCCATTAATTGCCAGTCCATAATTTACATCCCCATGACATCGACAACTAACAGCGCTGCAACTAATAAGAGAATTCCACCGGTTGCTTTTTCCAAGGTTTTTGGAGAAACGTTTTGACAGAGCCAACGCCCGACCAGAACGCCGACTAAGCTGGTTGCCACGAGCGCAGTCGCAGCGCCCGCAAACACGATCCAAGGATGATGAGATTGAGCGCTCATCAGCAAGGTTGCCAGTTGGGTCTTATCGCCTAACTCGGCTAAGAAGATCGTGATGAAAGTGGAACCGAAGGCGCTCAGAAAATTCGCCTTCAGGCTAGGCTGGGTCTTTTCAAGAATGATGACTTCTTGTGTTTCAAGGGTGGGGAGGTCAGGAGAAGGCATGAAACTACTTTCATTTTCTTTTCATTATTCTGACACTATACCCGCAAATGCTTTCTTTTGCTAGAGTCCAATTTCTCGCTCAAATTTCAACGACTCCAAACTGCGATCGCCATAAACGGCTTCGATCTGTTCGCGACAGCAGTCGATCGCGAACTCGTTTAATTCTTCTGGCTCAATGCCAAACATCTCCTGAAAGGTTTCCGGCGTGACGCGGCAAAAGCTCGGTCGAGTGTCATAAATTTCGCATTCGCGAGTCGTTTGGTTGAAATTCACACACCAGCCGTCTTCACCGACCATGCTGAGATACAGATGGAGTTGTTCGGGATTGAGATAGGTTTCTAACTCTGGTCGATCGCTCGGATCGAGGTTGCAGCAAGCTCCACAATATTTTACGCACCGCCAAGTTGCCATGATTTCGGCTCGAATAAGAACCTCTCTATCTTCTCTTTTTAAATTGGGTATTGCAACTTTTGGGAACTTGGGGTTATACTAGTTGAGTTGCCAAGCGAAAGCACACAGCGACGCGGGGTAGAGCAGTCTGGTAGCTCGTCGGGCTCATAACCCGAAGGTCCATGGTTCAAATCCATGCCCCGCCACCAAATCTAAAGCGGTAGATTCAGAAGAGTCTACCGCTTTAGTCGTTTAAACAGATTTTAATTTTAAATCTATTGCAAAGTAGTAGGTCGAATTAGCTGACAAAGAGTTTTATTATTGCGCGCTCCGCCCGGAGGTTTAGCTTTGGGCAGAATGAAAATTGCAGTGCAAGAAACTTCAGACGTTTTGTCAGTCAATCGGCTCCTAGGAGGGTAGATGATGTACATCCCTGCAATCTTTTTTGGCTCTTCCAAAGAGGTGCGAGATCGCTGTAAGGGTTTGGTCAAACAGTTTCTCAAAGGGACATCCTGGCAAGAAATTATGAACGCTCAGGAATTAATCAGCACACAAGACCATCCAGGCTTAATTGTCCTTCATGGGCCAGATCGCATGATGGATAGCTATGGCTCACATTTTCACTGTTACAGACTTTGGGAGCAACTCAAGGAACAGCAGTATAAAGGCAATGTAACTTGGGATATGGAAGATGAGATATTTAATACGTCCCTTCAAGCTGATTGGGGCTTACTTGGACTATTGGCGTTGAGAAATGAGCCTTGGGTTTGGTATCGAGAAAATCTTTATTCAGTTGAAGACTGGACAACAAGGCGTTGTATTCCTATCATTTCTGCTTGTTTAAGATATTGGAACGGTATATACGCAGAAGGAAATCGGTTTTCAAATGGTTCTGCGACAGCAAACAATTTGTGGGCATTGCCTAATAGCCTTAAATACGTGCTAGCAAATTTAGGCGTTCCATTACCAGTTTTACAATCTCCTCTTCCAGAAGGTGGGCTACAAGCCATTTTGCCACCGGAACTGTTGGCGTAAAGCAATCAACTTTGTTTCTGTGCCATGTCCATAAAAGTTTGCTGCGAACTCTGCTCAGCTTGATCCGCTTGGGGTTTGCGCTGGACATATTTACCATCCGACTGCAAATCCCAGGCGTGACGGTTATCTGCCAGCATAATGCCTAAAATTTCTTGCAAATCTTGAGCCAGACTCGGTTCTTCGACAGGGACAACCGCTTCTACTCGGCGATCGAGATTTCTCGGCATCCAGTCGGCACTGCCAATAAAGACCTCTGGCTCACCATTGTTGTTGAAATAGAAAATGCGCGCATGTTCGAGAAAGCGTCCCACAATGCTGATGACGCGGATATTCTCACTAATCTCGGGCAATCCGGGGCGCAGACAGCAAATTCCCCGCACAATCAAATCAATTTGAACCCCCGCTTGCGAAGCCTCATACAATGCCATAATCAAGCGCGGATCAACCAAAGCATTCATCTTGGCAACAATTCGACCTTGACCGCCGTTCTGTTGATGCTCAATTTCACGCTCGATATATGCCAACATACGATCGCGCAAATTCACAGGCGCAACCAATAATCTGCGATAAGACTGCTGCCGTGAATATCCGGTCAAATAGTTAAAGAGATCCGTTAAATCAGCGCCTAGCTCCTCTCGACAACTAAAAACCCCTAAATCGGTATAAAGGCGAGCTGTCTTCGGATTATAGTTACCTGTGCCAATATGCACATATCTTTTAATTCGGTCTTCTTCACGTCGAACGACTAAGACAAGCTTCGTATGAGTTTTTAGCCCGACTAACCCATAAACAACGTGAACCCCGGCGCTTTCTAACTTTTTCGCCCAGTTGATGTTATTTTCTTCGTCAAATCGAGCTTTGAGTTCAACTAAAGCGGCAACTTGAACGCCATTCTCTGCGGCTGCAATTAATGCTTGAACGATCGGAGAATCCCCTGAAGTTCGATATAGGGTCATCTTGATTGCCAGCACATTCGGATCGTGGGCTGCTTCTTCAATAAATCGCTGCACACTGCGAGAAAAGGAATGATACGGGTGATGTACCAGTAAATCCTGCTTTCGCATGACTGAAAAGAAGTTCTCATCATGCGTTAAAGCTTCTTGCACAGGGACTTCATTAACTCTTTTGAGCTTCGGATGTGTAATCGGACTCCAGGGGGGATCTTTTAGCTCTGGAAGCGGTAATCCTCCAAACATAAACAGATCGCGCAGACAGAGTAGACCCTCGATTTCGTAAACATCTTCTGAAGAAATCTCCATCTCTTCGATCAGCATCGATCGCAATTGTTCGGGCATCGATGGATTGACTTCAAGGCGCACGGCAGAACCACCGAATCGCCGCTTTCTCAATTCTTCTTCGATCGCGGACATCAAATCATCGGCTTCATCTTCTTCGACTTCTAAATCGGCATTGCGCGTGATTCGGAAGGGATGATATTCCTGAATGTTCATGCCAGGAAATAATGCCTCTAGATTGTGAGCAATGACTTGCTCGAGCGGCACACCTGCCCAGACGGTTGCCCGACTTTTTGCGATCGACGTTGGCAGATCTTGCGTCTCGATCGGCAAAGGAATAAATCGTGGCAAAACTTTCGGAACTTTTACCCGTGCATACAGTTCCTCGTCGTCTACCGGGTCTTTGATCACAACCGCTAAGTTGAGACTGAGATTGGAAATGTAAGGAAAAGGATGTCCAGGATCGATCGCTAACGGAGTCAGAACTGGAAAAACTTTTTCCTCAAAGTATTGATGTAAGTATGCTCGTTGTTCTTGGTTAAGATCGATATAGTCCAGTAGATAAACGCCTTGTGCTGAAAGCTGCGGGCGCAGTGCTTCTTCAAAATGACGATGCTGTTTTGCAACAAGGGGACGTAAGCGATCGTTGATTAAATTTAACTGTTCTTGAGGCGTGCGACCATCTGGACTCAGCTTTCTTACCTGAGCTTCAATTTGCTCTTTGAGTGCTCCGATGCGTACCATGAAATACTCATCTAAGTTCGAGCTAAAAATCGCTAAAAACTTTAAGCGCTCAAGTAAAGGCGTGCGTGGATCAAATGCTTCATGAAGAACTCGGCTATTAAACTCAATCCAACTCAACTCTCGATTCAGATAGTACTGCGGATCATTGAGATTAATTTCCACCGTCGCTTGCTTACGCCGTCGCATTAGAACACCTCATCTTCGATTCCAACCCACCATTCGCCCAAATTCATCACATCCTGATGAATATCGGTCACTCGCTGTTCATATTCTTCTAAGGATAGCTGCGATCGTTGTTCTTTCAGCTTCATGAGTCTAAGCTGAGCGAGCAACCAGGGTTTTGTCACATTTCCAGTTTGCTCAAGATACCGGGCAAATTCGGTGCTGTTTAATTCGTTGCTGCTCATGAACACTTGGAGTTAAGGATACTTTTATTGTTGCGTTATTTTTAGCGATGCGACGCGATCTCATCGACCAATTTGGGCAAAATCAGCGTTTAGTTCTGTCTTTGCCAAAACTGTAGTTTCGCAGGATCGGTCGTATGATCCCAGCCGTATTGTTAAACTAAGTGTCAAAATCTAAAGAACTGTGTGCTTTCCCACCAGTTTGGAAATGCTTTGCGTAAGATTGAAAGTAATAAAGGTATTGAACTCTTACGAGACTTCCCGACTGGCTTAATTAGGTTGGGTTATAAAAAACGGAGCCTAGATCGTCCTCGGTCTAGGCTCTATTTTACGCGAAGAAATTGAAGGCTTTGGAAACACTTCAAGGTTTCAGTTTCTTAGCTACCACCCCCAAGATCCCATATCACCCTTAAATGGGCCTACGATATCTTTTGTAATCCAGCCTCCATAAAACTGTCCTGGCTGCGGAATCACCTTTTCTCCATTCACATAGCATCCATCCATCGGAGCTGCATAGAACGCGACATAGTTCTGAATCGCTGCAAAGTTTGGAGTCGGATTGCTGTAGTACCAAGCGACATCGATCGCGCTTTTTTCTCCCACTTTGACACTGTAATAACTGCCTGCCCCTTTCCATTCGCAGAATGTGGTGCGAGCCGAGGGCAGTAAGTACTGTTGCTGAATGTCTTCTGGTGGAATGTAGTAAGTCGGAGGATGGCTTGTCTCTAACACTCGCATCGCGTGATGCGTATCGACGATCGTCACGCCATTAAAAATAATCTGAATCTGTTTCTCAACAGGCTCTAATCTCGGTGGGCGCGGATAATCCCAGACAGATTCCTGTCCAGGTTCGGGTGGTATTGGAGTCGGTCGCATCATAGTCGGTAAGCAGTTACAAATCGTTCAATTCCAGCGAGATCTTTGTGAATCTCAATGCGATCGTAACTTCCCTGTGCCGAAAGCAGTTGTGCGATCGCGTTTCC is part of the Leptolyngbya boryana PCC 6306 genome and harbors:
- a CDS encoding DUF3326 domain-containing protein, which gives rise to MNKPSFTVGLIVPTGIGAAIGGYAGDAMPVARAISEVADCLITHPNVLNGAQLYWNLPNALYVEGYGLDQFAAGHWGLLPTTSNRIGLILDQAIEPDLKLRHLQVADAARATLGLNILDYVVTDQPLNVELRTAKSGATWGTIEHPDSLLRAAEKLIQAGADAIAVVARFPDDTGSEALQNYRHGQGVDPLSGAEAVISHLIVRTFHVPCAHAPALSALPLDPDLSPRSAAEELGHTFLPCVLVGLSRAPRFTEFPKAHAIWADQMNALVIPASACGGSAILHLSQTRTRIIAVQENQTKLNVSAEALGIRATIVKSYLEAIGILICDRAGINPTALSPEIAALKRFDQSIRGSQLTGI
- a CDS encoding sigma-70 family RNA polymerase sigma factor; this translates as MATKLPTDSFPVDSVVTEGDIDLSELESLENEDLSPEALAKSLRGKTSEYLGLSDDSVGMFLREMARYPLLTQAQEIELAREISKGGVIGERAKRKLVRANLRLVVSIAKKYLNRGVPFLDLIQEGAMGLMRAAEKFDYERGYKFSTYAYWWIRQGITRAIASQSRTVRLPVHMVEKLNQVRKVRQMLSQELGRKPTKQELAGALDMEEDKLEQVLDVSQRTLSLHAWVGRDEDTELMQLIEDADNVAPNDNLDHKLLVDRLNSVLDHLSDREREIIKLRFGLTDGQHYTLSEIGQIYDLSRERVRQIQAKAMRKLRHPRRQALLKDWM
- a CDS encoding CPBP family intramembrane glutamic endopeptidase, whose product is MAQQIPDTPEMQPLTRTQVLIAMGVTAVVLLVVSKIWLHFSQLSMLPVRFSVQALLEGLALGVGISIASAIVYRIWGEYRRSADQYLTMVIKPLLVPDLLWLGLLPGLSEELLFRGVMLPEFGLDELGVLLSSLCFGVLHMSNLKQWSYVVWASLVGIALGLSAVWTGNLLVPIVAHILTNLVSGATWKLSNRD
- a CDS encoding response regulator, which produces MLSSECKVLRVLIVDDHELTRFSLKLAMQRQAGIELVGLASNGREAVEMADRHCPDVIVLDLQMPIMDGLSASTQIKSVHPQIKILAYSSLEDPQTEVMLQTAKVDAFCNKETAVQDLIAIVNQLGQEAEHKKSHS
- a CDS encoding YkgJ family cysteine cluster protein, which translates into the protein MATWRCVKYCGACCNLDPSDRPELETYLNPEQLHLYLSMVGEDGWCVNFNQTTRECEIYDTRPSFCRVTPETFQEMFGIEPEELNEFAIDCCREQIEAVYGDRSLESLKFEREIGL
- a CDS encoding DUF2808 domain-containing protein, producing MKSQFAAIVFSLLSLTLPAQAVQVRGTTYFVSPPRLVGASTTQNHVYAWSATYYFTLEIPDNSGEPLQRVTIAQDDGVDRVRFNLKETEAFDGDRRSRTKLGLGEVTLDEKTKAVTVNFNPPIPAGKRVTIALAPERNPAYGGVYLFGVTAFPTGDPAYGQFLGFGRISIYDNRFDSFFFRPRFRH
- a CDS encoding TMEM165/GDT1 family protein, which gives rise to MPSPDLPTLETQEVIILEKTQPSLKANFLSAFGSTFITIFLAELGDKTQLATLLMSAQSHHPWIVFAGAATALVATSLVGVLVGRWLCQNVSPKTLEKATGGILLLVAALLVVDVMGM
- a CDS encoding TMEM165/GDT1 family protein — protein: MDWQLMGISFVTVFLAELGDKSQLAAIALSSNSNNSPKAIFLGTVAALVLASFIGVILGEGTAQLLPTKWTKIIAAIGFLILAVRLLWFSNCEEEA
- a CDS encoding 2Fe-2S iron-sulfur cluster-binding protein codes for the protein MATYTVEISHQGQIYTIEVPDDRTILSVANDDKGLNLPVSCTAGVCTTCAALITEGTVDQTDGMGVSPDLQAQGYALLCVSYPRSNIKLETEKEETVYKKQFGQQG
- a CDS encoding DUF4149 domain-containing protein, whose protein sequence is MTVASKVSSNFVNWRKILILTLAFWISSSVLLDLVVLPSLFAAGMMSQPDFATAGYGIFWIFNRLELLCAASVLTSVLVQQQSEKTLTSIVLAGVLFAIAITCTYLLSPQMSALGLNLNLFAPAQVPTGMDQLHIGYWMLESCKLLAGGWLLKREF